One Acinetobacter colistiniresistens DNA segment encodes these proteins:
- the gspD gene encoding type II secretion system secretin GspD, whose translation MAVLNHQRPLWALLAAAPLIATVSTHVQAQTWKINLRDADLTAFINEVADITGKNFAVDPRVRGNVTVISNKPLNKDEVYDLFLGVLNVNGVVALPSGNTVKLVPDSNAKNSGIPYDARSRAGGDQIVTRVIWLQNTNPNDLIPALRPLMPQFAHLAAVAGTNALIVSDRATNIYQLENIVRNLDGTGQYDIEAISLQSSQAEEIIGLLETMSATGASKDFIGSRVRIIADNRTNRILIKGDPDSRKRLRQMIEMLDVPSADRLGGLKVYRLKYASAKNLAEILQGLVTGQSASSSSTSNSTNRPNSVSNLMSNNQNSSSSTGSSVSTPSINLNSNSNNSQNSSITSFNQGGVSIIADPAQNALVVKADPQLMREIDAAIQQLDTRRQQVLIEAAIMEVTGDDADQLGVQWALGDLSSGIGLLSFSNVGASLSKIAAGYLTGGAAGAAGVLGSTNGGTGSGASFAVGDFSNPRRAYGALIQALKTNTKSNLLSSPSIVTMDNEEAYIVVGQNVPFVTGSVATTGNSTVNPYTTVERKDVGVTLKVIPHIGEGGSVRLEVEQEVSNVQSNKGQAADLVTSKRAIKTSVLADHGQTVVLGGLISDDTEQSRQSLPLLGDIPYLGRLFSSNTRSNVKRNLLVFIHPSIVGDADDVRRISQQRYNQLYSLQLSMDKNGNFAKLPENVEDIYNRQAPVVNSPYQKVPTATQGKAVVVTTPVAVEAPQVQQRTVQLPVKETERSKNTVTTTTIRPASSQ comes from the coding sequence TTGACCCACGTGTACGTGGCAATGTAACGGTTATTTCCAACAAGCCGCTGAATAAAGATGAAGTGTATGACCTATTTTTAGGCGTGCTCAATGTTAATGGTGTGGTGGCACTCCCTTCAGGGAACACGGTTAAGCTGGTACCAGACAGTAATGCGAAGAACTCGGGGATTCCTTACGATGCACGCAGTCGTGCCGGTGGTGATCAAATTGTGACTCGGGTGATCTGGTTGCAAAATACCAATCCGAATGACCTGATTCCCGCTTTACGCCCATTAATGCCACAATTTGCACATTTGGCGGCGGTTGCGGGAACCAATGCTTTAATTGTTTCTGATCGCGCAACCAATATCTATCAGCTTGAAAATATCGTGCGTAATCTGGATGGTACGGGTCAATATGATATTGAAGCGATTAGTTTGCAGTCGAGTCAAGCAGAAGAAATTATTGGCTTGTTGGAGACCATGAGTGCAACGGGCGCATCGAAAGACTTTATTGGCTCGCGGGTGCGGATTATTGCTGATAATCGAACCAATCGGATTCTGATCAAAGGTGACCCAGACTCACGGAAACGTTTGCGTCAAATGATTGAAATGCTGGATGTACCCTCCGCAGATCGGTTGGGTGGTCTTAAAGTTTATCGTTTGAAATATGCGAGTGCAAAAAACTTAGCCGAGATTTTACAAGGTTTAGTAACAGGACAATCTGCATCTTCGTCATCTACATCAAATAGTACCAATCGACCGAATTCGGTGAGTAATCTGATGTCGAATAATCAGAATTCCAGTTCATCAACAGGTTCATCGGTTTCTACCCCGTCAATTAACTTAAACAGCAATTCCAACAATAGCCAAAACTCAAGTATTACCAGTTTTAATCAAGGTGGCGTGAGTATTATTGCAGATCCTGCACAAAATGCTTTGGTGGTCAAAGCTGATCCGCAGTTGATGCGGGAAATCGATGCGGCAATTCAGCAATTAGATACGCGTCGTCAGCAGGTATTAATCGAAGCTGCAATTATGGAAGTGACGGGTGATGATGCGGATCAACTCGGTGTGCAGTGGGCTTTGGGTGACCTGAGTAGCGGCATTGGTTTACTCAGTTTTAGCAATGTAGGTGCAAGCCTGTCTAAAATTGCCGCTGGTTATTTAACCGGTGGGGCAGCAGGTGCAGCAGGCGTGCTTGGAAGCACGAATGGGGGCACTGGGAGTGGCGCAAGTTTTGCGGTCGGTGACTTTAGTAATCCGCGACGTGCATACGGCGCCTTGATTCAAGCCTTAAAGACCAATACTAAGTCCAACCTATTGTCTTCTCCATCGATTGTGACCATGGATAATGAAGAAGCCTATATTGTTGTTGGTCAAAATGTTCCCTTTGTGACGGGTTCCGTGGCAACGACAGGAAACAGTACGGTTAACCCTTATACGACGGTTGAACGTAAAGATGTCGGGGTGACCTTAAAGGTTATTCCACATATTGGTGAGGGTGGATCTGTACGTTTAGAGGTTGAGCAAGAAGTTTCCAATGTTCAAAGCAATAAAGGTCAAGCTGCAGATTTGGTGACCAGTAAACGTGCGATTAAAACCTCAGTGTTGGCTGATCATGGTCAAACAGTGGTTTTGGGTGGTTTAATTTCGGATGATACGGAACAATCTCGCCAGAGCCTGCCACTGTTAGGGGATATTCCTTATTTGGGTCGCCTATTTAGTTCAAATACAAGAAGTAATGTAAAACGTAATCTTTTGGTTTTCATCCACCCTTCAATTGTGGGGGATGCTGATGATGTGCGTCGTATTTCGCAACAACGTTATAATCAACTCTATAGTTTGCAGCTTTCAATGGATAAGAATGGTAATTTTGCCAAGTTACCAGAGAATGTTGAAGATATTTATAATCGACAAGCACCTGTGGTCAATTCTCCTTATCAAAAGGTTCCAACTGCGACGCAGGGTAAAGCGGTGGTGGTGACCACACCAGTTGCTGTTGAAGCACCCCAAGTGCAACAGCGAACAGTGCAATTACCAGTCAAGGAAACCGAGCGCAGTAAAAATACCGTGACCACAACGACGATCCGACCCGCCTCTTCACAGTA